AGGTCGCTAAAATAGAAACAGAGAAAATGCTTATCCAGATGGTTGAAACTGAATTGGAATCCAGAAAGAAGCAGGGTTTATACAATAAAGAGTTTAAGGGACAATCTCATTTTTTCGGGTAAGTAATCACTTTGTGCAATTGTGCTTATAAATTTTCGAAGTTTTATAGAATTAACCATCATACTGGGACTTTATCTGTCTCTGGGAATATTGTCAGAAAATAACAAAGGAACAGCGGCTATTTTACTTCTTGGTTTCATTTTTACTTTTCTTTTCCAGTTATGAAGGTAGATGTGGTTTACCTTCTAACTTCGACTCCAACTACTGCTATGCATTGGGTTATGCTGCTGGAGTACTATTGCATTCTGGCAAGACTGGTCTGATTTCCTCGGTTAGTTCTTCCCTCATCCATTTACTTCTCATTTTTCTCACCTTCGAATGGTATCTCTATTTCAACACCACTAATCAGATAATTCATACGTTCATAGAGCCTTATGTCTTCACTTTGCGTATGATTCAGGTGGGGAACTTGAGTGCTCCAGTTGAGAAATGGAGTGTAGGTGGAACAGCTTTGACTGCTTTGATGGATGTGGAAAGGAGACACGGTATCATAGCCTCCCATGAACTTGTATCTTGCAACACCTTGAGTATTCTTTTCTGTTTTATGATGATTATTGATCTTCCTCCAGGAAAGTTTAAACCCGTGATTAAGAAGGCAATGGTCGAACTCGAAGGTATATTTTATTGGATGTCATACATTTTTAACTGCTGTCATGTATCTTCCTGAGACTCGTGTCGAAGTTGGAGTAATTTAACACACCTCTGTGTTGCACCAGGAGCTCCTTTCAAAAAATTTGAATCCATGCGTGACGAATGGGCTACAAAGAATCGATATGTCAATCCAGGTATTCCAATCACAAATCATAATCCAATTCATTTTTAACACCACCTTCGTGTGTGCATTTAGCCAAGAAACACGAATTTTCTCTCACTCGTCGAAAATTTTAAGTCCATTTGTGCCATTGATCgattgattatttatttatttctacaCGTCAAATGCTCCGTATAAAATACAGGCATGTTTTAGCAATCTGCACCATATTATTATCAAAGAATGATTAAAAACTTGAATAGTATGGAAATTTATATAATGCATTTGAACCTTGTATCTGGAATCTGTAACAGGTCCCGTTCAGTTTTCTGGTCCAACAGCAAATAACATCAATCACACTCTGATGCTGGAGCTCGGTACAAAGGCTTAGAATTCTCAGATATAGGATTCCTTATGGCTCACAGACTTGTTTGTTGAATTTTAGAGTGTCTCATCATTTTCTGAGAATGTGTGACCAaacatttttgtttattttgggATTCTTGGCAAAtgcattttcattttttttttcaaacaaaaAATACTGATGTAGCTCGAATTCAATATCTATTTCAACATGTCCCGAGTTTGTCCCTTCGTTTTATGAGTCATGCGCGCCCATGTCTCAAAAAGGTCTACACTGAATTTGCGCAGTAATTCATTGTGAATAGAATGTTGGAACAATGATTTGAAATGGAGACATTTTGTAGATTCGATAACCTGGTTTTATGAGACGGTTAGTAAGATGAAACATAATTATTCAACTGTAGAGATTCTAAAACTCTTGATGAAATTTCATGGCCGGTGCCAACGCATTAATTAATACATAATTTACGTATGCAAGTCATAATGTTCGTGCTCATCTAGATTGTGGTTGCGACACAAACTTGAGAAAAATAAGCAAAACgatggttttttttttgtctgaTCTCTctagaaaaaaaatttcaacaccACAAAACTGTCTTCTCATCTATTATATTCTACTTTTGGGAACACAGAaagagttttttaaaaaaatgacatCGAAATTGGCGTACCTCAGTGCATGCCAAAGGCGATTAAAAGAAACCGGAGTTCTTTTAGGCCTGAGAATATAAGTGGTTGATTAATATAATCAGCTTGGAGCTGCCAACTGAAACTAAGTGAAGAAAAAAATTACAAGTCTCAAAAATTGATGGGAATGCATgtataaatctcagtacaatcaaTGACTTTCTGAAGTATAAATAAGCGAGTCTTGAAGAACGACATTATTATATGGTATAAAACGACGTCCTGCTGCCATAGAAAATGATAATATCAAATCCAAACGGTTGCCAAGACTCAAACATTTCCCACGGCGACACGCTTGCACAAATCGCCAGACAATCTTGAAGTTGGAACAGCTTTCAAAGGTGTTTTCATGTAGATAACCAATCCCGGTTGCTCATTCATGTCTATATCTTCAGGCCCCATTCCTTCCGGCATAGTCCAAGTGAAATGGTGCAGCATGTGCCCCAACATGGACGTCACGAAGTTGATGGCGAGTTGCGCACCGGGGCAGATACGTCTCCCCGACCCGAATGGCAGTAACCGATAATCAGTGCCCTTCATGTCAATATCCTCCTCAAGGAACCTCTCAGGTCTGAATTCGAGGGGGTCCTTCCACACCTTAGGATCCCGAGCGAGGGACCAGAGGTTGACGTTCACGGTGGCTCCTTTGGGGATGTCGTAACCACCAATCTTGACATTGGAATTTGCCCTGTGAGGGAGTAATAAAGGTGTTGGAGGGTGCACCCGAAAGCACTCCTTCACCACGCATTGTAGGTAGGGGAGATTCGGGATGTCGGCTTCTGTCATGATACGATCCAGACCGATTACACGATCGAGTTCTTCTTGAATTTTTTGTTGAACTCTTGGGTTCCTCACCAACTCCGCCATCCCCCATTCCACAGTGATAGTGACAGTGTCCATTCCTGCTGACACCATATCCTGCATGATTTGATGCGCACATTTACAATGTCAATGTGTAAATATCATAGTCTTAATTACATAATAATGCTATGGCATATATCTACCACAGACTTCAGCAAAAGTGCTGCTAAAACCTTTAAAACCATTAAGTAGCTCAAACGCTAAATTCCGatcacaatgttttccatataAACAGCTACACAGGGTAATTGTTGATTTCTAAACGTAAACTTACCCAAAGGAGAGAAATAATGGTGTCGTCGCTGAGTTCATACTCCTTTTGAAGAGTTAGCAATGCATCCACGAAATGGCTCTTGGTGCTCCCGGTCTTCTTGCGTGCAAGAGTGTGTTCCTCCATTATCTTAATAGTGAAGTTATTCGCTATAGTGTCATGCTCGTCCAGTGCAGCGTTTTCAGACTTGAACAAGAACCTAAACCAGGGGAGGAAGTCTGAAAATGATTTCTTGGACCCCAACTTAATTGAATTGTCCAAAATGTATTTCAATTCTTGCCCCTGTTTGTCAACTACGCCATTTGAGTCCATAAACCTCTTTCCGAAACTCAATCTTGTAACGTGCAGGAATGCCGCCATTCCCATGTACTCCCGCAGCTCCAAAGCCTTTCCCTTATTTTCTGCAATACGACAACGAGGAATAACTAAATTGGCAGCCATTTGTGAAAAAACATAACAACTCATTCACACGAAGAGGCTGACAATATTCTGATTAAATTTATAAGATCTCCCACCGCGCGCATCCATATAACGTGTGCGTCACAATAGTAATAGATCCGGTGGGATCATTCTACTCGTTACATCTAAAAATGAAAGTACTGTTGCCCACTGAAATATGTTCAATTTCCAATTTCTACATGCAAGAATTTAAATCCAGGTTTCACAGTCCTGAAAACATATAATCCCTTGAGGTAGCCCGATATCAATAGACCTTCTAAAGAATCTATGGATATCAATACACCACCTTTCATGAACCACTATGCCCTCAATCATACCAAATCTAcacaaaaagaagaagaaaattcaaGAGAGATAATCAAACCATCAAATTTCACAAGGATTCCTAAAGTTTTTCACCTCACTCTATGTACATAATCCAATGGGCAATGTTCTTCACAACAATACGCTTTTAAGTCCCACCTTCAAAAACACCTCCATTTAATAGCTCAAACGCCTTCAAGCAACAACCAGacacaatctaatatatatatatatatataaatatatatatatacacacacacacacatatatatatataagttgagTTTTTACTTAAAATAGTAAGTTCACGTCAAATGATAATTctaaaaaaagaataaaatagaTTTACTGCAATAAATTATTGAAAacatttaattttattgatattttttaaaacaaacttctctattttcttttaaaaaaatttgaatgtgaattgaagatatttgaaaacatatatttcaattattgtttgcattgattatatcaattcggtcgaatttgaatttaattcatttttatatcaatttaaatgtaatttatgagttatatgttttttattttctttattcaAATTGAAACTGAATTCCATTGAAAACGTAAACTACTTTAAAATTTTGCAATTACTATATAAATTCATTAATTTGGGATATGATTTTGTGTTACTATGATATATTtagtttttattataaattgtaaaaataattcATTCTGATTTCTGCATAATGTTCAGACAATCAATTTTTAACcagaataaaaataaaataatgagtGCAATGTTCAATATCACTAGTGagataaatcattcaaaattaCATTTGACACTTAAACTCTGATTAGTTTGTTGATACTATCTATCCGCATAGGAAATAAATACataattaaatttgaatttttttcaatttattttttaaaattcaaatttaaatttgatgttcCGAAAAAATAAACTACATTTTTTAACATGTCAGAAAAAATAATTacatttttaatcaaaatttattcatctaacaaataacaaaaaaattgaatttttgacAAAGATTATTTATTGTTCACtgctttttaattttttttttaatatttttttattaataacagTTTCATTTAACTAACTAAATTAAATAAGTCAATTTACTAGtttcacatgataatataaataaataaaaaacaaaaacaaacagaTCATCCACCACAAAAAAAAACTAGAGCATTATTGAATGATGATGATAAAACAAGCTGAACCAAGGAAAAGCCATAACCTTCCCCCCGTCACTCATGTGTGGATCAGATTCAGAGGCATAAAGCTCAGACCAATATGCTTCAAAAAGGGGAAAATAAAAAAGGATGATTCATTTCGCCACCAGCTAGCTAAATTTTTCATGATTAAAGCATTACCCAGACCGTAAACAGAAACCATAAAAAAAGTTTTGACAAAATCGATCCCATTACTACTTGAGAAAATAAAATGATGTATAAAGAAAGGGTCCACCCcagaaaatgaaatatttacCAGGCTTAATGCTGTCTTTGTAAATGGACTCAATCATGAAGGTAACCTCATCTTCTCTGATGGGCCTCAAAGCCTCCACCCTCTTCATCGAGAAAAGCTCAAGAGTGCACAATTTCC
The Primulina eburnea isolate SZY01 chromosome 5, ASM2296580v1, whole genome shotgun sequence genome window above contains:
- the LOC140832246 gene encoding cytochrome P450 98A2-like, whose translation is MALPLILIIACLTIFIGYKLNKQLRFKLPPGPRPRPIVGNLYDIKPVFVRCFTEWAQVYGPIFSVYLGSHLNVVVNSAELAKQVLKDNDQQLAYRNRTRTISRFSKNGMDLIWADYGPHYVKVRKLCTLELFSMKRVEALRPIREDEVTFMIESIYKDSIKPENKGKALELREYMGMAAFLHVTRLSFGKRFMDSNGVVDKQGQELKYILDNSIKLGSKKSFSDFLPWFRFLFKSENAALDEHDTIANNFTIKIMEEHTLARKKTGSTKSHFVDALLTLQKEYELSDDTIISLLWDMVSAGMDTVTITVEWGMAELVRNPRVQQKIQEELDRVIGLDRIMTEADIPNLPYLQCVVKECFRVHPPTPLLLPHRANSNVKIGGYDIPKGATVNVNLWSLARDPKVWKDPLEFRPERFLEEDIDMKGTDYRLLPFGSGRRICPGAQLAINFVTSMLGHMLHHFTWTMPEGMGPEDIDMNEQPGLVIYMKTPLKAVPTSRLSGDLCKRVAVGNV